One Fusarium falciforme chromosome 1, complete sequence genomic window carries:
- a CDS encoding Fungal-trans domain-containing protein, whose amino-acid sequence MDAASETSTAAKRRTRRIPDEFRKRNAQSCDRCRKVCTVSIWDGTRFYGSLDDLSDRYRCLEAIVKGAFPNETLDTVSDLAKLGRRMGYSMPNMADPNRKQVAIENIVQSPAQHTPTGPDASAVTTQSTESDASSTGIKSQSEEPQASLVKDVSGHEHYIGPSGTLNFWNQLRKLVDANNSPHESPGREGSTKFTQDNTSRLLEADGQDDDTTGQQGAVEAAPQDGLSPGSITSAIARDFTRLPTADMNEILRQLPSNDALEQLIQSYFKNVHDDFPLFHRATFEDEYELYIVQARRHPQIGPSRRRPLPDWGWIGCLHMMIAFGSIADRTIQGVDHTALRRKSVTVARALLPQFISKCSLTNVRVLLLLALFLHNNNERNAAWNLTGTATRISFALGLHRSDMSSSFRPLEREIRKWVFCTLYSFEQFLASSLGRPSGLQELDVEIVPPREGFVDGGIGTDAKLVSWSLKLQGILARTRLLHLGTTRVSSAPTLDEIMTALETWKSEISKAPGFDVPWVKSSGSGLTDNANAMDMEDLKVSLAWKTRAQLRAVLLLHVQFHYIAIVATRPLLLRDVALTRKSPTGSPAPSMPLHSAVCVKHACQLSYLIILLDHFDVINGLSGLDIFYAYCSAMVLILRLLRLRPGESTEDVGNEEASLQTRIGHLVSTLRGVISRTEKSGSMKRLAQVVDTFSECANNPNEAPSSPPLGSNINGVAHHASGIMNTSQSEFGQAMTLGSMEGLIDFLPFPGFGTIEGSMTQFMPGGDVTMPEWSDMELFMGGFGEQGRTAF is encoded by the exons ATGGATGCTGCATCCGAGACTTCAACTGCCGCCAAGAGGCGGACAAGGCGGATTCCTGACGAGTTCCGGAAGCGGAATGCTCAGAGCTGTGACCGCTGTCGCAAG GTGTGTACCGTCTCCATCTGGGACGGG ACACGTTTCTATGGGAGCTTGGATGATCTTAGCGATAG ATATCGCTGtctcgaggccatcgtcaAAGGCGCCTTTCCAAATGAGACTCTCGATACAGTCAGCGACCTTGCAAAATTGGGCCGGCGGATGGGATACAGCATGCCCAACATGGCTGACCCCAACCGAAAACAAGTAGCTATTGAGAATATCGTGCAATCGCCTGCTCAGCACACTCCAACCGGTCCTGATGCCTCTGCTGTCACTACTCAGTCTACAGAGAGTGACGCTTCTTCAACGGGGATCAAGTCGCAGAGCGAGGAACCTCAGGCTTCACTGGTCAAGGATGTTTCTGGCCACGAGCATTACATCGGTCCTTCAGGCACGCTCAACTTTTGGAACCAGCTTCGCAAGCTTGTCGATGCCAACAATAGCCCTCATGAGTCTCCCGGTCGTGAAGGCTCCACGAAGTTCACCCAGGACAACACTTCTCGTCTTCTTGAAGCCGATGGTCAAGACGACGATACTACAGGCCAGCAAGGGGCTGTCGAAGCAGCTCCCCAGGATGGACTTTCCCCTGGTTCAATCACTTCTGCTATTGCCCGCGACTTTACCCGCCTTCCAACTGCCGACATGAATGAGATACTGAGACAACTCCCATCCAATGACGCTTTGGAACAGCTAATTCAATCATACTTTAAAAACGTCCACGACGACTTTCCTCTCTTTCACCGGGCAACATTCGAGGATGAGTACGAATTGTACATTGTACAAGCTCGACGGCATCCTCAAATTGGACCATCCCGACGGCGTCCGTTGCCAGACTGGGGCTGGATTGGCTGTCTTCACATGATGATTGCTTTTGGCTCTATTGCAGACAGAACTATCCAAGGTGTTGACCACACAGCGCTTCGACGAAAGTCTGTCACGGTTGCTAGAGCTCTGCTGCCACAATTCATCTCCAAGTGCTCACTCACAAATGTGCGAGTGCTACTGTTACTGGCATTATTTCTGCACAACAACAATGAGAGGAATGCAGCTTGGAATCTAACTGGAACTGCAACCCGCATCTCGTTTGCACTCGGTCTCCATCGATCAGACATGAGCTCCTCTTTTCGGCCTCTAGAGAGGGAGATTCGGAAATGGGTTTTTTGCACCCTTTACTCTTTTGAACAGTTCTTGGCTTCTAGCCTTGGCCGACCAAGTGGGCTGCAAGAATTGGATGTCGAGATTGTTCCTCCAAGGGAAGGGTTTGTCGATGGTGGCATCGGCACGGATGCCAAGCTTGTCTCTTGGTCACTCAAGCTTCAAGGCATCCTGGCAAGAacccgtcttcttcatcttggaaCGACCCGTGTCTCTTCGGCACCTACCCTTGACGAGATTATGACTGCGCTGGAAACATGGAAAAGCGAGATTAGCAAGGCCCCTGGCTTTGACGTTCCGTGGGTCAAGAGTTCGGGTTCAGGCCTCACTGACAACGCCAACGCTATGGACATGGAGGATCTCAAGGTGTCTTTGGCGTGGAAAACTCGTGCTCAGCTTCGCGCTGTTCTTCTTTTACATGTCCAGTTTCATTACATTGCCATCGTGGCAACACGACCTCTTCTACTTCGAGATGTTGCGTTGACGCGAAAGTCGCCCACGGGTTCCCCAGCGCCATCTATGCCTCTACACTCTGCTGTATGCGTCAAGCACGCTTGTCAGTTGAGTTACTTGATCATTCTGCTGGACCATTTTGATGTTATCAATGGTCTTTCGGGGCTCGACATATTCTACGCCTACTGCTCGGCCATGGTCTTAATCCTTCGACTACTCCGGCTTCGTCCCGGCGAGAGCACAGAGGATGTCGGCAATGAAGAGGCCTCGTTGCAGACCAGAATCGGGCATCTCGTTTCAACACTTCGCGGTGTGATAAGTCGCACCGAAAAATCAGGGTCCATGAAGCGACTCGCTCAAGTCGTCGATACTTTTTCCGAGTGCGCCAACAATCCCAACGAAGCACCCAGCTCGCCCCCTCTAGGATCAAACATCAACGGCGTAGCTCATCATGCTTCCGGGATAATGAATACCTCTCAGTCCGAGTTTGGTCAAGCGATGACACTTGGCTCCATGGAGGGCTTGATAGACTTTTTGCCTTTTCCTGGGTTTGGGACGATTGAAGGTTCCATGACACAGTTTATGCCAGGAGGGGACGTGACGATGCCTGAATGGTCTGATATGGAGTTGTTTATGGGAGGTTTTGGGGAACAGGGCAGAACAGCATTTTAG
- a CDS encoding HET domain-containing protein, with product MTCDVCETIIDIYSAGFEEWDEEILGEVSTVLNSNCPHAESLRRAANFDRPITDFPNELLAIKKEGKQTGVRLGLAHLTPEDEIIFDNISTTYMDLVSPRGSVDHPGQGILPDPKWIDLDIIRGWFSACKNSHQSQCGEPPWLKGVEPADPEWFIDVVDNCIVSPPGRGVDYVALSYTWGLGRNLKNTKVTLNELRQPGALREPKFASQLPETIRNTIDIVKLLGERYLWVDALCIIQDDPASLGRNLNQMQLIYANSTFCVMAATGYGAEFGLRGLKGLSPERDLEMRIYDLADGNKLIAKPLSQDPTAGTKYSYHQRGWTFQEWLFSRRRLVFNHGPLVWQCQCARWQETFNINPEADAQWGRMSRTKESALDPSPSIWDFMSMASTFNTKALTMQEDAPRAFAGIQAMLHRVHPGGLLEDKDQTQRMYFRMDSQAGHG from the exons ATGACGTGTGACGTCTGTGAAACCATCATCGACATATACTCAGCGGGCTTCGAAGAATGGGATGAAGAGATCCTCGGGGAAGTCTCGACGGTGCTAAACAGCAACTGTCCTCATGCAGAGTCCCTCCGTCGAGCCGCCAACTTTGACAGACCAATAACCGACTTCCCGAATGAGCTCTTGGCTATAAAGAAGGAAGGGAAGCAGACGGGTGTCCGGTTGGGGCTGGCTCACTTGACCCCTGAAGATGAAATCATCTTTGATAATATCTCTACGACTTATATGGACCTTGTTTCACCGAGAGGTTCGGTCGACCACCCAGGACAGGGCATCTTGCCTGACCCGAAGTGGATTGATCTCGATATCATTCGTGGTTGGTTCTCCGCCTGCAAGAATTCACACCAGTCACAATGCGGTGAGCCACCTTGGCTGAAAGGAGTCGAGCCTGCCGATCCCGAATGGTTCATCGACGTGGTTGACAACTGCATTGTATCTCCTCCAGGAAGGGGAGTGGACTACGTTGCCTTGTCATACACCTGGGGCCTGGGTCGGAATCTCAAGAACACAAAGGTCACACTCAACGAGCTGAGACAGCCCGGGGCCCTACGAGAGCCAAAGTTTGCAAGCCAACTACCAGAGACTATTCGAAACACCATAGACATTGTTAAATTACTCGGCGAACGATATCTCTGGGTTGATGCCCTGTGTATCATCCAAGATGACCCCGCAAGTCTTGGTCGGAATCTGAACCAAATGCAGCTTATTTACGCAAATTCGACCTTTTGCGTCATGGCGGCTACTGGATATGGCGCTGAGTTTGGACTCCGTGGTCTTAAGGGCCTCTCTCCAGAGAGAGACCTCGAAATGCGCATCTACGATCTAGCAGATGGCAATAAGTTGATAGCCAAGCCTCTGTCGCAGGACCCGACTGCGGGGACCAAGTACTCGTATCATCAGCGAGGCTGGACCTTTCAAGAGTGGCTCTTCTCCCGTCGACGCTTGGTATTCAATCACGGCCCTCTCGTGTGGCAATGCCAATGCGCCCGGTGGCAAGAGACATTCAACATTAATCCGGAAGCTGATGCTCAGTGGGGTCGAATGTCTCGAACCAAGGAGTCTGCTCTGGATCCTTCACCGAGTATCTGGGATTTCATGTCAATGGCCTCAACGTTCAACACCAAAGCACTGACTATGCAGGAAGATGCACCGAGAGCTTTTGCGGGGATACAGGCTATGCTTCATCGAGTACACCCCGGCGGCTTGCT AGAAGACAAGGATCAAACGCAGCGAATGTACTTCAGGATGGACTCCCAAGCTGGTCATGGCTAG
- a CDS encoding HET domain-containing protein has protein sequence MDRSSPQERELLDKLEGQNLTLGMDGYERPRAIKYKDLYAFFRPVIDGDASSAFSSSSEISLQGEWDRDTNCEADCWLKAKEVKAFLAKDSPARPRSEPLNEAASGAEAAAKLYTPLRPGWIRVVVLDPGEGERPLQCSLLPELLFDPYRGKRRPGDMRIARLIKWTHYEAVSYHWGSPVLSRIVLCREARLSETGEAYETPEVAMPVTASLFEALRCLRLKDRPRLLWIDGLCINQYDTAEKNRQVKQMFEIYRLSRRVVVHLGATTKGTHLGMVFLDYVNSEEIRELTLHRVHEPECIETLRVVYAGLHELLCRPWFERSWIRQEIIGTRGSIVCCGTKTIRWTAFKRGYRRLRSLEAILESHLGAEFKKPVSLQRRLQILKGLKRSWSAGEPMMHAMVPSHSIYSSIAGGILELLVVSKFSEASDPRDKVYSLLGLARPLRRAEGTSHGSEGGSSGSSTTPTLDLLSFEVDYSKSLSTVYQYLAKFIINGTKNLDILALIRRSSEQPRPHQFASWIPDWQSCTPNSIVSIDDPLAFIPQRLPANFLASQQPYEEDDILRVSGSHIASVMLLTGYTASFEEMNEIDRDLPHDFNLEEIHRVLEEMGFRDWSSTDTWRCCLLDPGRIALVPSTTNVGDSVFIAKGSRFPLLMRPVDGFYDQKRATASDTRWEYVGVCLMWCFSMAGAVETSELFSTVSPIALVVV, from the coding sequence ATGGACCGATCCTCACCACAGGAGAGAGAGCTGCTGGACAAGCTCGAGGGACAAAACTTGACCCTGGGCATGGACGGCTACGAACGACCCCGCGCCATCAAATACAAGGATTTGTATGCCTTCTTCCGACCTGTTATCGACGGGGACGCTTCCAGtgccttctcttcctcatccgaAATATCTCTTCAAGGGGAGTGGGACAGGGACACGAACTGCGAAGCAGATTGTTGGCTCAAGGCCAAAGAAGTCAAGGCCTTCCTCGCAAAGGACTCGCCTGCAAGGCCCCGTTCTGAACCCTTGAATGAGGCTGCATCTGGAGCGGAAGCAGCTGCGAAGCTGTACACGCCATTACGTCCTGGGTGGATTCGGGTTGTCGTCCTCGATCCAGGAGAGGGAGAAAGGCCACTACAATGTTCTCTTTTGCCTGAATTACTATTTGATCCATATCGAGGCAAAAGAAGGCCTGGTGATATGAGAATTGCGCGGCTGATCAAATGGACTCACTACGAAGCCGTCTCGTACCACTGGGGATCGCCTGTCCTCTCGCGCATAGTTCTCTGTCGCGAGGCTAGACTTTCGGAAACAGGCGAGGCTTACGAAACTCCCGAAGTGGCCATGCCCGTCACGGCCAGTCTGTTCGAGGCGCTACGATGCCTCAGACTAAAGGACAGACCCCGTCTACTCTGGATCGATGGCCTGTGTATCAACCAGTACGACACCGCAGAGAAGAATCGCCAAGTCAAGCAAATGTTCGAGATTTACAGGTTGTCTCGAAGAGTCGTCGTCCATTTAGGGGCGACCACGAAAGGCACACATTTAGGAATGGTGTTCCTAGATTATGTGAACAGCGAGGAAATCCGCGAGCTGACACTCCATCGGGTTCATGAGCCTGAGTGTATCGAAACGCTACGTGTCGTGTACGCAGGTCTCCATGAGCTTCTTTGTCGGCCTTGGTTTGAGAGATCTTGGATAAGACAAGAAATCATCGGCACTAGAGGCTCCATTGTCTGTTGTGGCACCAAGACCATCAGATGGACCGCCTTCAAGCGAGGATATAGAAGGCTGCGGTCACTCGAGGCAATTCTAGAAAGCCACCTTGGGGCCGAGTTCAAAAAGCCTGTGTCGCTACAGCGCCGACTGCAGATCTTGAAGGGGCTGAAGAGGAGCTGGTCGGCTGGTGAGCCCATGATGCATGCAATGGTGCCATCACACAGCATCTACAGCAGCATAGCTGGTGGGATACTCGAACTGCTTGTAGTAAGCAAGTTTTCGGAGGCTTCTGATCCCAGAGACAAAGTGTACTCGCTTCTCGGGTTGGCACGCCCACTAAGACGAGCAGAAGGGACATCGCATGGCTCAGAAGGAGGCTCGTCGGGATCCAGCACAACGCCGACGCTGGATCTGCTATCCTTCGAGGTTGACTACTCCAAGAGCCTTAGCACAGTCTATCAGTATCTAGCAAAGTTCATCATCAACGGCACAAAGAACCTGGACATTCTCGCCCTGATTAGGAGGTCCTCCGAGCAACCACGTCCACATCAGTTCGCATCCTGGATTCCCGACTGGCAGTCTTGCACGCCAAACAGCATAGTCAGCATTGACGATCCATTGGCTTTCATTCCCCAGCGTCTACCAGCAAACTTTCTCGCGTCTCAGCAGCCCTACGAAGAGGACGACATCCTCCGCGTTTCTGGCTCGCACATTGCGAGCGTCATGTTGCTGACTGGCTACACCGCGTCCTTCGAAGAAATGAACGAAATAGACAGAGACTTACCCCACGACTTTAACCTCGAGGAGATTCACCGGGTTCTAGAAGAAATGGGCTTTCGAGATTGGTCTTCGACAGATACTTGGCGCTGCTGTCTTCTCGATCCTGGACGTATCGCGCTAGTTCCTTCTACGACCAATGTAGGGGATTCTGTGTTCATAGCCAAGGGATCCCGGTTTCCACTTCTCATGAGGCCAGTAGATGGGTTTTATGACCAAAAGCGAGCTACAGCGTCTGATACCAGATGGGAATACGTGGGAGTTTGTCTCATGTGGTGCTTCTCCATGGCGGGTGCCGTTGAAACCTCGGAGTTGTTTTCCACTGTATCCCCGATAGCACTGGTGGTCGTTTAA
- a CDS encoding AB hydrolase-1 domain-containing protein — translation MASTLTLPDSRTLAYALDAAPKNGPLVILSNPLCASFSLWDHVVKVLNENGFRTLRYDQPGHGGSSAPKNLDATFDSMADDVHHLLESLEIKKVDAWIGVSMGASTGIYFTTKFPNTVSKLAICDTIASSPVNAGVEDLFVQRVAAAREAGNLETTIQGTMERWFGKDWLEKNPEEAQRVQALMSKTTVDGFETCCNALSSKTFDLRPLLGKVGGSVDDAVVIVGQNDANLPEVMADMRTKIDEGFKAAGKEKLISLFVIRGAGHVCFIDGLKQFTDTILAWLTADQRRREIEDLKSKKS, via the coding sequence ATGGCAAGCACCTTGACTCTCCCTGACTCTAGGACCCTGGCCTACGCGCTGGACGCCGCGCCAAAAAACGGGCCACTCGTGATTCTCTCCAACCCCCTCTGCGCCTCATTCTCACTCTGGGACCACGTCGTCAAGGTTCTTAACGAGAATGGATTCCGCACTCTACGATATGACCAGCCTGGCCATGGTGGTTCATCTGCGCCAAAGAATTTGGACGCCACCTTTGACTCAATGGCCGACGACGTTCACCATCTGCTAGAATCGCTAGAAATCAAGAAGGTTGATGCATGGATTGGCGTCTCCATGGGCGCATCAACTGGCATTTACTTTACCACCAAGTTTCCCAACACAGTCAGCAAGCTCGCCATCTGCGACACAATTGCGTCGTCACCTGTCAACGCTGGCGTCGAAGATCTTTTTGTCCAGAGAGTGGCTGCCGCCAGAGAAGCCGGTAATCTCGAGACAACGATTCAGGGTACTATGGAACGCTGGTTCGGCAAAGACTGGCTGGAGAAGAACCCAGAGGAGGCTCAACGGGTGCAGGCCCTCATGTCTAAGACGACCGTGGACGGCTTCGAGACGTGCTGCAATGCGCTCAGCAGCAAGACTTTTGATCTACGACCTCTTCTTGGAAAGGTCGGCGGATCAGTCGATGATGCCGTTGTCATCGTGGGCCAGAATGACGCAAATCTGCCTGAAGTGATGGCAGACATGAGAACCAAAATTGACGAAGGCTTCAAGGCGGCAGGAAAGGAAAAGCTCATTTCTCTGTTTGTCATCAGAGGTGCCGGGCATGTGTGCTTCATCGATGGGCTGAAGCAGTTCACGGATACCATTCTGGCGTGGTTGACGGCTGACCAGAGGCGTCGTGAGATCGAGGACCTGAAGTCGAAGAAATCCTAG
- a CDS encoding PNP-UDP-1 domain-containing protein, with protein MSDSEPEEKPSFPLEHYTIGWISALSEELGAARAMLDQEHERLSHQHRNDENTYILGNIKQHNIVMPVLPEYGISSATSAVKSMVHTFPKLIFILMVGIGGGVLSKKNDIRLGDGVVSEPNGQGGGVIQYDMGRMEIDTFVRVGVMNKPPKLLLSTLRTLRSDPKQGKNLSRILKKALEKCDDQEDWAYPGSEKDILFRPDYPHLRGDDCDACNEDQNPKNMVERKPRKSNNPKIHYGNIGSGNMVIKDARRRDSIAEKESLLCFEMEAAGLMNEWPCLVIRGISDYADSHTNGDWQQYSAMAAAAYARMLLLEVPLQKVEELEQVRELVQGIRKDVDTLVGVKHDRDATKILEWLTTVDYAPQHNDLFRQRQPGTGQWFLDSQEFQTWVTSKTPKLFCHGIPGAGKTLITSIVIDHLCQRFGSDPSVGIAYIYFNFRKQDIQKPEELLLSLLKQLTQRSSPLLSSVTDLFGKHETFRTRPALEATIETIHDACSKNSKTFIVLDALDECHPPNLSKFLDGLHTLQKDGGLNIFATSRFKPEATPLFLECLEREIKAADEDILKYLQDRIQHNCPDYLCDVDLRQMVEKGVLEAASGMFLLAKFQTDSLLSQPTKGHLLEALQNLGKGELALDDAYDQIMKRITNQPQKDMAMEALLWIVYSKRPLATLELLHALAVGKGAKAFNPDYIPKLPDLLALFAGLVVFDKESNIIRLAHQTAQEYFERNKGYFPEAASFITKACVQYLSSGIRIYKPLMAVVDAIYLLLESPFSGYAAQNWGHHARDSFEENGTKTKDINKRIMSFINSGTNVVSSSFLLQFTKAGRIRPDRMVTGLHLAASFGLVDQVSTLLRHGYDPLQADTKGMTPLLWAVWEGQNRVVELFLAGGRVDVNLMYPFRHDLPIWQKSRPDLKLPEIPHAYAFPREAGFPDIVEMLLNSGAEIDYAYCLPIHFFNVVLDHRKIFGNPVESGDSSPAAEETLEQSSPSRPLRLVGKGVNQNAFREFYDLGNSFGSRLYHKPAGIRTPLSRAAELGHGPLSSSCSIMVPE; from the exons ATGTCTGATTCCGAGcctgaggagaagcccaGCTTTCCTCTTGAACATTACACCATCGGCTGGATTTCTGCACTTTCAGAGGAACTGGGGGCCGCCCGTGCTATGCTTGACCAAGAACATGAGCGTCTCTCACATCAACACCGCAATGATGAGAATACCTACATTCTGGGTAACATCAAGCAGCACAATATTGTTATGCCCGTTTTGCCTGAGTATGGTATCAGCTCTGCCACCAGCGCTGTCAAGTCAATGGTACACACGTTTCCTAAATTAATATTCATTCTCATGGTGGGAATTGGAGGCGGCGTACTAAGCAAGAAGAACGACATTcggcttggtgatggtgttgtttCTGAGCCCAACGGTCAAGGAGGCGGTGTCATCCAGTATGATATGGGAAGAATGGAAATCGATACCTTTGTCCGCGTGGGCGTTATGAACAAGCCCCCAAAGCTCCTTTTATCCACGTTGCGCACGCTGAGATCAGACCCTAAACAGGGCAAGAATCTCTCAAGGATCCTTAAGAAGGCCCTGGAAAAGTGCGATGACCAGGAAGATTGGGCTTATCCCGGCTCCGAAAAGGACATACTCTTCAGACCCGATTATCCTCACCTCAGAGGCGACGACTGCGACGCGTGCAACGAGGACCAGAACCCCAAGAACATGGTCGAGCGCAAGCCTCGGAAGTCCAATAACCCCAAGATTCACTACGGGAACATTGGATCTGGCAATATGGTCATCAAGGACGCCCGACGGCGTGACAGCATTGCAGAAAAGGAAAGCCTCTTGTGCTTCGAGATGGAAGCGGCGGGTCTTATGAACGAGTGGCCTTGTCTGGTCATCCGGGGCATCAGCGATTATGCCGACTCGCACACAAATGGGGATTGGCAGCAGTATTCAGCCATGGCCGCTGCCGCATATGCTAGAATGCTGTTGTTGGAGGTTCCGCTTCagaaggttgaggagctggagcaagTGCGGGAGCTTGTTCAAG GCATCAGGAAGGATGTCGATACTCTTGTCGGTGTGAAACACGATCGTGATGCTACCAAGATTCTTGAATGGCTCACTACGGTGGACTACGCCCCTCAGCATAACGACTTGTTCAGACAACGACAACCCGGAACTGGTCAATGGTTCCTGGACTCACAAGAGTTCCAAACCTGGGTAACATCGAAAACACCCAAGTTATTCTGCCATGGGATTCCTGGTGCGGGCAAAACGCTCATCACATCAATCGTCATCGACCACTTATGCCAACGGTTTGGCAGCGACCCGAGCGTGGGGATTGCTTACATTTACTTCAATTTCCGGAAGCAAGATATCCAGAAGCCTGAAGAGCTTCTTTTGAGTTTATTGAAGCAGCTTACACAAAGAAGCTCCCCTCTTCTCTCGTCCGTCACAGATCTCTTTGGGAAACACGAGACATTTCGTACCAGGCCAGCACTGGAGGCTACTATTGAGACCATTCACGATGCGTGCTCGAAGAACTCAAAAACTTTCATTGTCCTTGACGCACTAGACGAGTGTCACCCTCCCAACTTATCCAAGTTCCTGGATGGGCTGCATACACTCCAAAAAGACGGTGGACTTAACATCTTTGCCACTTCCCGATTCAAGCCAGAGGCTACACCCCTCTTTCTAGAATGTCTCGAGAGAGAGATCAAAGCAGCTGATGAAGATATCCTCAAGTATTTACAGGACAGAATACAGCACAACTGCCCTGACTATTTGTGTGATGTTGACTTGCGCCAGATGGTTGAGAAAGGAGTCTTGGAAGCTGCTAGTGGAAT GTTCCTTCTTGCAAAGTTCCAAACTGACTCATTGCTCTCTCAGCCCACAAAGGGGCACCTCTTGGAAGCTTTACAGAACCTAGGAAAGGGGGAACTGGCGCTAGATGATGCATACGACCAAATAATGAAGAGGATCACAAATCAACCACAAAAGGACATGGCCATGGAGGCATTGCTGTGGATCGTGTACTCAAAAAGGCCACTGGCGACTTTGGAACTCTTGCACGCTCTTGCCGTTGGAAAGGGCGCAAAGGCTTTCAACCCTGACTATATCCCAAAGCTCCCTGACCTACTGGCACTTTTTGCTGGGTTAGTCGTTTTCGACAAAGAAAGCAACATCATCCGACTGGCTCATCAGACCGCCCAGGAGTATTTTGAACGAAACAAGGGTTATTTTCCGGAGGCAGCGTCCTTCATCACAAAGGCGTGTGTCCAATATCTTTCATCTGGCATCCGTATATACAAGCCTCTTATGGCGGTTGTCGATGCAATCTACCTCCTACTTGAAAGCCCCTTCTCCGGCTATGCAGCGCAAAATTGGGGCCATCACGCGCGTGACAGTTTCGAAGAGAATGGAACCAAGACCAAAGATATAAACAAGCGAATCATGTCCTTCATAAACTCAGGGACCAACGTCGTTTCATCGTCCTTCCTCCTGCAGTTCACCAAAGCCGGAAGAATACGGCCTGACCGTATGGTGACGGGGCTCCATCTCGCAGCATCTTTTGGGCTGGTCGATCAAGTCAGTACTCTCTTACGCCACGGCTATGATCCGCTTCAGGCCGACACCAAGGGAATGACACCATTGCTCTGGGCGGTTTGGGAAGGACAAAACAGAGTGGTAGAGCTGTTTCTGGCAGGTGGCAGGGTTGATGTGAACCTGATGTATCCTTTCAGGCACGACCTCCCTATTTGGCAAAAGTCAAGACCAGATCTGAAACTCCCAGAAATTCCCCACGCTTATGCTTTTCCACGAG AAGCAGGGTTCCCAGATATCGTCGAGATGCTACTGAATAGTGGCGCAGAGATTGACTATGCTTATTGCCTACCGATCCATTTCTTTAACGTGGTTTTGGATCACCGGAAGATATTTGGCAACCCGGTCGAGAGCGGTGATAGTTCTCCAGCTGCCGAGGAGACGCTCGAGCAGAGTTCGCCAAGCCGTCCGCTTCGACTAGTCGGTAAAGGCGTCAATCAAAACGCTTTCAGAGAATTCTACGACCTCGGAAACAGTTTTGGGAGCAGGTTGTATCACAAACCGGCTGGGATCAGGACACCTCTCTCACGAGCTGCTGAGCTTGGGCATGGGCCATTGTCAAGCTCCTGCTCGATCATGGTGCCCGAGTAG